From a region of the Babesia bovis T2Bo chromosome 1, whole genome shotgun sequence genome:
- a CDS encoding ThiF family protein — MELISSINDVDVSISDMFDDSNPSTSRMLQDSPAQFATLVEHASSADNLCKSSGTNDFKLSGQDALLYDRQIRLWGIEAQQKIMRSNTLLLGKNGILEETMKNLILSGMRVTFANDVHVTPEDVANSFFLRESDIGNNHAESLVSRMRSMASDKHKVTFFKSTLLEDNIFNDLPLSHNIDFDLKQFDAIVCAMESYDILKLIHLDEICRTNGIAFFASKGNYTQGFFFQDLNIHTVSEKMSRSAGNVIINYRSLKDALSEPQLPNRCDDAIRTVLAYILMQKEHLNMDYNFFTRDHHMDQLQVICNKIGASVEGVLQHVKNDGKYFSITSAVLGGYIALEIRKFITKQHETIPSLCVFDMERSTVVTSMV; from the exons ATGGAACTTATTTCATCAATCAACGATGTGGATGTCTCCATTAGTGACATGTTTGATGATTCGAACCCATCAACGTCAAGGATGCTTCAGGATTCTCCCGCACAATTTGCTACATTGGTAGAACATGCATCTTCTGCTGACAATTTATGCAAATCAAGTGGGACAAATGATTTTAAGTTATCAGGGCAAGATGCCCTGCTATATGATCGGCAAATTCGCCTTTGGGGCATTGAAGCTCAGCAGAAAATTATGCGTTCAAATACATTGTTACTTGGTAAGAATGGCATATTGGAGGAGACCATGAAAAATCTGATATTGTCAGGGATGCGGGTGACTTTTGCCAATGATGTACACGTGACTCCAGAGGATGTGGCTAACAGTTTTTTCTTACGAGAATCTGACATAGGAAATAACCATGCCGAAAGTTTAGTTTCAAGAATGCGGTCGATGGCATCAGATAAGCACAAAGTTACTTTTTTCAAATCGACATTGCTTGAGGATAATATTTTCAATGATCTTCCACTTAGCCATAATATCGACTTCGATTTGAAACAATTCGATGCCATAGTCTGCGCCATGGAATCGTATGATATTTTGAAATTG ATACATCTGGATGAAATATGTAGGACAAATGGTATTGCATTCTTCGCCTCAAAGGGAAACTACACGCAAGGTTTTTTTTTCCAAGACCTCAATATTCATACAGT ATCGGAAAAGATGTCACGGTCAGCTGGGAACGTTATAATTAACTATCGCAGCCTTAAGGATGCATTATCTGAG CCACAACTTCCTAATCGTTGCGATGATGCCATTCGCACAGTATTAGCATATATCTTGATGCAGAAAGAGCACTTGAATATGGATTATAATTTTTTCACTCGTGATCATCATATGGATCAACTTCAGGTCATTTGCAATAAAATTGGCGCAAGTGTTGAGGGTGTTTT ACAACATGTTAAGAACGATGGGAAGTACTTTAGCATTACAAGTGCTGTTCTGGGTGGATATATAG CATTGGAGATAAGGAAGTTCATTACGAAGCAACATGAGACAATACCCAGCCTTTGCGTTTTTGATATGGAAAGGTCTACTGTTGTAACATCGATGGTCTAA
- a CDS encoding Transcription initiation factor IIF beta subunit family protein, which produces MGDYCNPNSDITLLKVPKFLAEEWRRANKGPFLGYCKKGEDGIVQELLVECKEKQQLFLTRDNQLSCPTAVQFRSDNPNVESMGRFKRCLTVYPSLNTMYKNEIKERHLLSNVQKPRGTTYETRNEINNDRTMTLFKYFNPQRKGVEDVLRGITIATPPKQDTPYSRSKNKGQRRDIMDMDELKMSICKVFETDEGKEGLQFKRICQLVNQPSTHVKIAIDEIAEQRKRSSDHKLVYFLRNHFNPEKKKSILAEHINQG; this is translated from the exons ATGGGTGATTATTGTAATCCAAACAGTGACATCACACTGCTTAAA GTCCCAAAATTTTTAGCGGAAGAATGGAGAAGAGCCAACAAAGGGCCTTTCCTAGGGTATTGTAAAAAGGGGGAAGAT GGAATAGTACAAGAGCTTTTGGTAGAGTGCAAGGAGAAGCAGCAACTTTTCTTAACACGAGATAATCAACTTAGCTGTCCGACCGCTGTGCAATTTAGGTCGGATAATCCAAATGTCGAATCAATGGGGAGGTTCAAAAGGTGTCTTACAGTCTACCCATCTTTAAACACCATGTATAAAAAC GAAATCAAAGAAAGACACCTTTTGTCGAATGTCCAAAAGC caaGAGGAACCACGTATGAGACAAGAAATGAAATTAATAACGACAGAACTATGACG CTCTTTAAATACTTCAATCCGCAGCGCAAGGGGGTTGAAGATGTATTAAGGGGAATAACTATCGCAACCCCTCCGAAACAGGACACTCCCTACTCAAGGTCAAAAAATAAAG GGCAAAGGAGAGATATCATGGATATGGACGAACTTAAAATGAGCATATGTAAGGTGTTTGAAACAGATGAAGGAAAGGAAGGTTTACAGTTCAAACGAATATGCCAACTAGTCAATCAACCTTCAACGCATGTCAAAATTGCAATTGATGAAATAGCAGAACAACGAAAACGAAGCTCAGATCATAAGCTTGTATACTTCTTGCGAAATCATTTTAATCCGG AAAAAAAGAAATCCATACTGGCTGAACATATTAATCAAGGATAA
- a CDS encoding putative integral membrane protein encodes MEDTITKRLEKGAWNLGMRVVYILGKSCYVNRGEELLKWDFTLPFIISLLFPLIVYFPSGTTDADSRNKAFALFFAFIWIMGLLSAVNACLVGIYLDYLPVMSILLSEMLPICISAIAAKFVPFFLRTILVTLGVVYSLILAKRTFDGHVAQGRWLMVYQPIAFLYMTTGVLVLFNN; translated from the exons ATGGAGGATACTATAACTAAGCGACTT GAAAAAGGGGCATGGAATTTGGGTATGCGTGTTGTCTACATCTTAGGGAAGTCATGTTACGTCAACAGGGGAGAGGAACTGTTAAAAT GGGATTTCACTCTTCCATTTATTATATCGCTACTTTTCCCTCT GATTGTTTATTTTCCaagtggtactactgatgCCGATTCCCGGAACAAAGCCTTTGCTCTGTTCTTTGCCTTCATTTGGATTATGGGTTTGCTATCTGCTGTTAATGCCTGTTTAGTTGGTATTTATCT AGATTATTTGCCCGTTATGTCTATATTGCTCTCTGAAATGTTACCTATTTGTATATCGGCAATCGCAGCGAAGTTTGTACCATTTTTCTTGAGGACCATTCTAGTTACACTGGGAGTTGTTTATTCCTTAATTC TTGCCAAGAGAACTTTTGATGGTCATGTCGCTCAGGGCAGATGGCTTATGGTATATCAGCCAATAGCATTTCTGTACATGACGACTGGTGTATTGGTTTTATTCAACAATTAA
- a CDS encoding putative farnesyl pyrophosphate synthetase: MITMSCANHLSNDELFALCNERLIRFMPTFLDIAIAEISTYDVSQDDIAYYSHAIQYNLQGGKLIRGTLVVATTRCILGDNISEYQWKLALILGWCVELLQTAFLVADDIMDKSVMRRSNLCWYKVPTVGISNAVNDTMLLNTMVHRIIANQFKGNDRLISIFNIFTRISMVTILGQHMDTYNTMDISLLDNPTAATALYYRICKNKTAYYTFFLPISLGMFISEIDEHNINYRKLESVSSLLGHLFQAQDDYLDCYSDPSFSGKDGTDIQTRKCTWLLATALHICNKSQRQRLKENIGIDDPHSVSVVKGIYDDLQIPRLFKVYTQDLKSKIQRQIDEINHKELAIVLQWSLDIILNRKK; encoded by the exons CCTACATTTCtagatatcgcaattgCCGAAATAAGTACCTATGATGTTTCTCAAGACGATATTGCATATTATTCACACGCTATACAGTACAATTTACAAG GCGGTAAACTTATACGAGGCACGCTTGTCGTTGCTACTACAAGATGTATTTTGGGTGATAATATAAGTGAATACCAGTGGAAGTTAGCCTTAATCCTGG GATGGTGTGTCGAATTGCTTCAGACAGCGTTTTTAGTGGCAGATGATATAATGGATAAGAGTGTGATGAGACGATCCAACCTATGCTG GTATAAAGTACCTACGGTCGGTATATCGAATGCGGTGAATGATACGATGTTGTTGAATACAATGGTACATAG GATTATAGCAAACCAGTTCAAAGGAAATGACCGCCTTATTAgtatatttaacatattTACACGAATATCTATGGTTACCATTCTTGGTCAGCATATGGATACGTACAACACAATGGACATTTCTTTATTAGATAATCCTACGGCAGCTACAGCACTATACTATCGCATTTGTAAAAACAAGACAGCTTATTATACGTTTTTTTTACCAATTAGTTTGG GTATGTTCATTTCTGAAATTGATGAGCACAACATCAATTATCGTAAATTGGAATCAGTTTCGTCACTCTTAGGACATCTGTTCCAG GCTCAAGATGATTATTTGGATTGCTACAGTGATCCAAGTTTTAGCGGAAAGGACGGGACTGACATACAAACTAGAAAATGTACATGGTTACTGGCCACG GCGCTTCACATTTGCAACAAGTCACAGCGCCAACGCCTGAAAGAGAACATCGGTATTGATGACCCTCACAGTGTTTCCGTAGTTAAGGGAATATATGATGACCTCCAAATACCCAGGCTTTTCAAAGTGTACACGCAAGATTTGAAGTCTAAAATACAGAG GCAAATAGACGAGATAAATCACAAGG AACTTGCAATTGTTTTACAATGGTCACTCGACATTATTTTAAACAGAAAGAAATAA
- a CDS encoding putative multiprotein bridging factor type 1, producing the protein MASHQDWTPVVWSKKDNCRGPQRKAALNDARRTGEDISTEKKFLGGLNKSTKAYLPSNAAKIDNETEDFRIERVEFHFRQALQKARMAKGLTQQSLARLINEPESTVKEYENGTAIPNGVILQKLTRALGTQLPSAKPPKKIK; encoded by the exons ATGGCATCGCATCAAGATTGGACGCCCGTGGTATGGTCAAAAAAGGACAACTGTCGTGGGCCGCAGAGGAAAGCAGCATTAAACGATGCCAGACGCACAGGGGAAGATATTTCAACAGAAAAAAAAT TTTTGGGTGGGCTAAACAAATCGACAAAGGCATACCTCCCATCGAA CGCGGCTAAAATAGATAATGAAACGGAAGATTTCAGAATAGAACGCGTTGAGTTTCATTTTAGGCAAGCATTACAAAAGGCAAGGATGGCAAAGGGTCTTACTCAACAATCACTGGCTCGTTTGATAAATGAACCGGAAAGCACCGTAAAGGAGTATGAAAATGGAACG GCTATTCCAAATGGTGTTATTCTTCAAAAGTTGACGAGGGCACTGGGCACTCAGCTACCGTCAGCCAAACCCCCAAAAAAAATCAAGTGA
- a CDS encoding Histone-like transcription factor (CBF/NF-Y) and archaeal histone family protein, translated as MNAIDVSVRPPMNTITNESDDNHNSEYTSEAIADNVDAETYNEVWRYNVGSGEPYADSVITGTADIMSGRVDNDKSYYYHSTGPKLHVPTDPPYVSHMPEGQNAGGDISRHTKDGVDGYITNASMLVARSYDESLTSALTNPAGLHDVGIKSETTSSFSGTPRGVNDFQVTQTLPPINGDFQSAAEILTSGKHASSSSLGDLQCNVNSSLYSGDGQSSSNRTTTGDSHISEQLQQCLFNEEQVYDTFSNSVRYVQGPLGKELPLPYESTAYATSSGLDYDMISQSSTSFTGFERRELEGDTSLPIANIGRLMKSVLPGSAKIAKQAKDIIRECVTEFILFISSEASDICTKENRKTLSADDILVAMNTLGFEHYNEALRNYHSRWRDRDHSSMIGN; from the exons ATGAATGCGATTGATGTTTCTGTGCGTCCACCGATGAACACAATTACGAACGAATCTGACGACAATCACAACAGTGAATACACTTCGGAAGCAAtag CAGATAACGTGGACGCCGAAACGTATAATGAAGTATGGAGGTATAATGTCGGCAGTGGTGAACCTTACGCCGATTCTGTAATAACGGGTACTGCAGACATAATGAGTGGCCGCGTGGATAATGACAAGTCTTATTATTACCACTCAACGGGGCCGAAGCTGCATGTACCTACGGATCCACCATATGTAAGCCATATGCCGGAGGGTCAAAATGCCGGAGGTGATATATCTAGGCACACTAAGGATGGCGTCGACGGATATATCACTAATGCCTCTATGTTGGTTGCCCGTAGTTATGATGAGTCTCTTACGTCTGCGTTGACGAACCCTGCTGGTTTACATGACGTAGGGATCAAGTCGGAGACAACATCAAGTTTCAGTGGTACTCCAAGGGGTGTCAACGACTTTCAGGTCACTCAGACTCTCCCACCAATAAACGGTGACTTTCAATCTGCAGCTGAGATTCTTACCTCCGGTAAGCATGCATCGTCCTCGTCGTTGGGGGATCTGCAATGCAATGTGAATTCTAGTTTGTATTCTGGAGATGGCCAATCCAGTTCGAACAGGACTACTACTGGGGATTCTCACATATCTGAACAACTGCAACAATGCCTGTTCAACGAAGAGCAGGTTTATGACACCTTTTCAAATTCCGTGCGCTACGTTCAAGGTCCTCTTGGTAAAGAGCTGCCATTGCCATATGAATCCACAGCTTATGCTACTTCATCAGGCTTGGATTATGATATGATATCGCAGAGTAGTACTTCCTTCACTGGTTTTGAGCGTCGGGAACTTGAGGGTGACACATCGTTACCTATTGCGAACATCGGTCGTCTTATGAAAAGCGTTTTGCCTGGTTCGGCTAAAATTGCCAAACAAGCAAAAGACATAATCAGAGAGTGCGTGACggaatttatattattcaTCTCTTcagag GCAAGCGACATATGTACCAAGGAAAACCGAAAAACTTTAAGTGCGGATGACATTTTAGTTGCAATGAACACTTTGGGTTTTGAACATTACAATGAAGCACTCCGCAACTATCACAGTCGATGGAGAGATCGTGATCATTCCTCCATGATTGGCAACTGA
- a CDS encoding protein kinase domain containing protein: MKSGFLCSVDPKVSKLSQRNIVHDETLGKRKYRLDDFEFERNIGSGNFCEVWHVTLKARPEESYALKVFNVQTVKSNHYVKSVQQERLAMIRLNTPGHTNVIRLIDTFKDDAHVYLLYEYASGGELWDEIKHVGVPDKATARMLVWQLVNGLEYIHGHGVVHRDIKCENIVIHNGMLKFIDFGTSLFLDDGQCDTSNEAHENEYRNNPSSINLETSGTADMVLPGSRMKSKFENYVGTPNFMPPEAIANINSGKAGDLWSLGCTIYQLLLGMNCYIGSSNYFIHKNVKHNRPAFPDGFDPDAKDLIEKLLVKDSHERLSLMDIRQHKYLASVPNQSFTVVPKKFDNLSVEIRRACCKIQESIFDLTIKREKVTDADYQSIEELLKWMEQHAPPAITSALQFNYYRMREQLTVEIDEANLYMRS; encoded by the exons ATGAAATCAGGATTCTTATGTTCTGTTGATCCTAAAGTATCAAAGCTCTCGCAGCGGAATATTGTACATGATGAAACATTGGGGAAACGAAAATACCGACTGGATGATTTCGAATTTGAAAGGAATATTGGATCTGGTAATTTCTGCGAAGTTTGGCATGTAACACTGAAAGCCCGACCGGAAGAGTCCTATGCCTTGAAGGTCTTTAATGTG CAAACAGTCAAGTCTAACCACTACGTGAAGTCGGTGCAGCAGGAGCGATTGGCCATGATCCGTCTTAATACGCCAGGACATACGAACGTTATACGTCTGATCGATACATTCAAAGATGATGCTCATGTCTATTTGTTATATGAATATGCCAGCGGAGGAGAGTTGTGGGATGAAATAAAACATGTAGGAGTTCCCGATAAAGCCACTGCTCGTATGCTGGTCTGGCAGCTTGTAAACGGtttggaatatatacacgGTCACGGTGTAGTGCACCGAGATATAAAATGCGAAAATATTGTGATTCACAATGGAATGCTAAAATTCATTGACTTTGGCACGTCGCTTTTTTTGGATGATGGCCAGTGTGATACTTCCAATGAAGCACACGAAAACGAATATCGAAATAATCCATCTTCAATAAATCTAGAAACTTCTGGTACTGCTGATATGGTACTGCCTGGTTCAAGGATGAAATCCAAGTTCGAAAATTATGTAGGAACGCCGAATTTCATGCCACCAGAAGCAATCGCAAACATTAACTCAGGTAAAGCTGGAGACCTATGGTCCCTTGGAtgtacaatatatcaacTATTGCTTGGGATGAACTGCTATATAGGATCTTCTAACTACTTCATTCATAAAAATGTTAAACATAATCGACCAGCATTTCCGGACGGTTTCGATCCTGATGCGAAAGATCTTATTGAGAAATTGCTAGTGAAGGACTCTCATGAACGCCTTAGTCTCATGGATATACGACAACATAAATATCTCGCCAGTGTGCCCAATCAATCTTTCACTGTCGTTCCAAAGAAGTTTGACAATTTGTCCGTGGAGATAAGACGCGCTTGCTGTAAAATCCAAGAATCGATTTTTGATTTAACGATTAAGCGTGAAAAGGTGACAGATGCAGACTACCAAAGTATAGAGGAGCTTTTAAAGTGGATGGAACAACATGCTCCTCCAGCAATCACGAGTGCCTTGCAGTTCAACTACTATCGCATGAGGGAACAACTGACAGTTGAAATAGATGAAGCTAACTTATATATGAGATCTTAA